The sequence below is a genomic window from Cicer arietinum cultivar CDC Frontier isolate Library 1 chromosome 6, Cicar.CDCFrontier_v2.0, whole genome shotgun sequence.
atatagttacctttgtgcaagtggaaatatcCATGGTTTGGGAGATTCATGAGCGACACAAGAAAAATGATACCATGCCCAGTTTTGCAACAATAATGCgcattgaatattttataaagtgtAGCTAAAACAGCTAAACTCAAGATATATATAAAGTATGCCCAGGTTTCGTTGTAAGGCATAATTTTTAGTTATCATACTTTATATATATTGGGATACTTTATTTAAACCTCCTAATAGTGAAAGATATTTTAGATGTACACGGTTGTTGGATTTGTCAGGCATCAATAACCCTCCGATCATACGTAGGATGTATGCTCAACATGATGCTTGTTTTTCTAATTCATATGCATTTTCACCAACATCGTCAAATGTATCCTTAAGccactttaatttaatagaattaccTTTTATTGCTCCCTCAGGTGGGATAACTCCTAAGTAATCTTGACAAATTTGTTTTACTTGCACAAAATTGGAACCGCTAATAGGTAAACCAGAaacatttaatcctaaaatgtAATAAACATCTTCAAAAGTTATTGTGCACTCACCTATTGGAAGATGAAACGTGTGAGTTTCAGATCTCCATCTCTCAACCATAGCAGTAATGAGACCGacatctattttataatttccgAGTTTGATCAATTCATCGAAGCCAGCCGCGTGTAAATATGGTAATATGGAATCATTTGGTTTTTTGTTTACATGACCTTGAGATTTGATTTTATCCTTTAAGGGatactaaataaattaaataaaatcagaataaataaaaataaaacaattaatgagcctagataaataaaaaaaataaaaataaaataaaagaaaaaaaatcagaagaaataaaaataaaacaatcaattaatgagactaaataaataaataaaataaaataaaacaaataaaaaaaatcagaataaataaaataaaacaatcaattaatgagactaaataaataaataaaataaaataaaataaataaataaatcagaataaataaaataaaataatcaattaatgagactaataaaataatgtaaaataaaataaaataaaacaaataaaaaagtcagaataaataaaataaaacaatcaattaatgagactaataaaataaaataaaataaaataaaataaaacaaataaaaaatttagaataaataaaataaaacaatcaattaatgagactaattaaataaataaaataaaataaaacaaataaaaaattcagaataaataaaataaaacaatcattgaattttgTGGTACAAAAGTCAGATTTAGAAAGGTATGTCATTTATTGTTCAGatccaaattgtttgtttagatgcAGAGCTTCAAAACGCAAAAAAAAGTGAATTGTGGGTTATTGGTAAATTGAATGTGCCTCATACATGCACAAATTATGCATTGTCACAAGATCATACGAAGCTCgattctaacatgatatgtCAAAGCATAATGCAAGTTGTGAAAGTGGATccttcaatcaaagtgaagGTAATTGTTGCTCAGATTCGGGCTTTACATAACTACACAGTTAGTTATAAAAAGGTCTGGATGGAAAAGAATAAAGCGATCGAACAAATTTATGGTAACTAGGAAGAGTCTTACAATCAGCTCCCACAATGGTTGTTGGTTATGAAAACGTTTGCTCCAGGAACTAAAATAGAAATGGAAACCATCTCAGCTTATCATGAGAATAGTTTGATAAATGGGATAAGGATTtttcatagactattttgggCTTTCGTTCTGTGTATATCTGCGTTTAAATTCTGCAAACCAATAATACAAGTTGATGGGACTTGGCTGTACGACAAGTACAAAGGAACTCTATTGGTAGCAATTGCACATGATGAGAACGACAACGTAATTCCTATTGCTTATGCTATTGTGGAAAGTGAAACAAAAGAAGGTTgaagtttctttttgagaaatttgagagaATTTGTCACTCCACAGgccaacatttgtttgatttccgATAGACATGAATCTATTAagagtgcttataataatccgAATAATGGATGGCAAGATCCTCCGTCAAAGAATATGTTCTGCGTCcgacatatttcacaaaattttacaAGGGAATTTAAAGACAATGCTTTGAAGAAAAACTTTATTTCTATAGGTAATAgtttcattcttaatttttataattagtgtaatttttaataattttattctgaATTTATATAATTGTCTACTGTTTTAATACAGGTTACTCGATCAACGATCctacatatcgatactaccGTAGAGAAATCGGCATGCTAAATCCGGaggctttgaaatggttagacaacATACTTCGACAAGATTGGAGTCAAGCATTCGTTGGAGGTAGTCGTTGGGGTCGATGACAACCAACCTTGTGGAGTCAATCAACGCAGTATTAAAAGGCCCACGCGACCTTCCCATCACTGCTTTGGTGCgatcaacttattttaaaacaggGACACTATTTCCAACCATGGGAAAACGACACGCATCAATTTTAGCTTATGGTCAGGTATACACAAAAAACTTGCATAGATTTTATGAAATTGGAAATAAGTAAATCCAATAGTCATAGGGTGGATAGTTTTGATCGGagcaaccatactttcatggtGCACGAGACAGTGGTTCCAAGAGAagggcgaccaattggtcatttcagtgtaaacctttctaacaagtggtgcgattgtggaatatatcaagctaaacatatgccttgttcacatgtcaCAGCAGCATGCTCtagcataaaatataattattgaagCCTTATACCTGATGTGTATAAAGTGGAAATGGTATTAAAAGTCTATGATGAAGTGTTCCAACCCATACCAAACCAATGATATTGGCCAcaatatgaaggtgttaaggtgtGTCACAATTCACTAATGCGGAGAGTCGCGAAATGTCGTCCAAAGAGAAAACGCATTAGAACAGAAATGGACAGTACAGAAAGAGTACCAAGAAAATGCGGGTTATGTCGGATCTCTGGTCATACtagaaaacattgtccaaatgcTACTAACACATCTACTCAAATttgattgatgtatttttattattaatttaatgtatttcatttcattttcatgttatcaataaaaatttcttttcatttaattgttattattaattaatttttaatatcatttagttttttttttattgaaatttataatataatatatatatatatatatatatatttatttaatcattttaagtataataatttttaattagaagtataataattatttactataataataacaataattaaaatataacatttattaataatttattaatgtatttttaattaattattagtatctttattttttaaataattaaattaataatttaatgtatttcattttattttcatgttatcaatataaatttcttttcatttaattgttatcattatttaatttttattatcatttaatttatttatttaatcactttaattataataatttttaattatacctataataattatttattataataataataataatNNNNNNNNNNNNNNNNNNNNNNNNNNNNNNNNNNNNNNNNNNNNNNNNNNNNNNNNNNNNNNNNNNNNNNNNNNNNNNNNNNNNNNNNNNNNNNNNNNNNNNNNNNNNNNNNNNNNNNNNNNNNNNNNNNNNNNNNNNNNNNNNNNNNNNNNNNNNNNNNNNNNNNNNNNNNNNNNNNNNNNNNNNNNNNNNNNNNNNNNNNNNNNNNNNNNNNNNNNNNNNNNNNNNNNNNNNNNNNNNNNNNNNNNNNNNNNNNNNNNNNNNNNNNNNNNNNNNNNNNNNNNNNNNNNNNNNNNNNNNNNNNNNNNNNNNNNNNNNNNNNNNNNNNNNNNNNNNNNNatattagtattttattttttaaataattaaattaataattctaataataaactatttttaaaaataacaaaaaaaaaaacaacgcAGTAGGAGGTCGCTTCCCCGGGAAACGACCTCctattaacataaaaaaatttcctcgAGGGAACGACTTCCTATTGGAACAGAAAAGTAGGACATTCAGGGAATTTTGTTTCAGAGTGTGACATTTcaggaataaaaaaataaaaagggatatttaaataaaaaacataataataataataataataataataataataataataataataataataataataataataataataataataataataataataataataaaacaagtatttagtccttataaaaaaaacattttttttatctttataaaattattatgtaagcaattttagttttttcgGAATATTGACATAtatctttaaatgatttttttctaCAACATTGTTTAAAGTTCCTTCAcaaaaaatgagtttaaaattcaatttctaacatatttattacttttatcttagttttatagtatttaaaatacttatatttaattcatctcaaatgaaaaaaaagtttaaatattagtgtagaaattttttataatgttatacttataaaaaaaatcattcaaacaTTTAAAAGTTTAAGAATAAACAAACACTTTTCGCCTTTTACCTTTTGTtcgttttaaaatttcatattttatctttttttaattcaatttcgtcatttatctattttaagtGAATCACGTTTATCTTTTTATTCTCCAAACGTTAATTTAAGCTATAACCATTACTCTTATAAAGTGGACTCTTGGGATGAAAAATTGAAATccctaaatcaaataaataggATTGAGGTTCTAGTTTATCTCCAAGTTGAACTTGCATAAAATCTTGAAGTTTAGGTTACATATTTTGTTCCTGAGCTGATAAACATGCAATCTTCAtcagaaaatatgaattatagGAGTAAGGATATACAAAACTTCTTTATTCTCCATGCAAAACCTCTTTCAGCTAAACATATTGTTTATAATCACCTCAAATTTCAACCTTTTCTTTTTGATGGTGTGATGAAGCATCCGCTAGGAATGTGCGACTGTTGGAGCTATTGTTGTGGTCAACATTGATGAAGTATTTTAGTGTTTATGAAAACTACACTGTTTAATTATGTGTTTATGACAACTAATGTATTGATAACTAATTTATAATTCGcgttaaattaaattgagtttcatTAAAagaaggcttaattgcagttttggtctccttattttagctgaatcgcgaaagtagttctcccattttgtttctccccaactttggtccccaaacagaattttggtcaaaaacttaatgaaattttatttttttaaattgtactacaccatttataatcatagatacaattgttggaaatgaaattttgaggcatgatgCGACTTAAATaactgcaaaaaaaatgaaatttcattaagttttggacaaaaattctgtttgagggaccaaaactggagagaaacaaaatgagagaCTACTTTTGGgaatcagctaaaataggggttCAAAACTGCAATAAAGCCTTAAAAATATAAggacaaatttaaattttagtatcTACTTTCTCATCCATATATAACACTATTTGACAGATTTGAGTTTCATTAAATTTCAgtatttactattattacttttgacgtctaaataaatagttaagattatgaattgaatcaataaaaaagatgagtcaaaataaacaataataaggagaaaaaaaatcaaacgaATAAAAATCTCTTACTCTAACTATTCAcaaatttagagattattttatCCAAAATGCAATTGTGACGAGCGAGATAGCATTTTGAAAGACAAAATCTCTTACGTTAACGAAACAGCCATTACCAATCTCCTTCTTCTTGTTATTCTTTCTTTACGAAAATGAATTATCCAATGCTAAAACCCCAAACAACACCTTACCACCATCCACAAACTCTAATCCCACAAATCAAACACTGCAAAACAATACAACAATTAAAGCAACTCCACgccattttcatcaaaacaaacCAAACACATGACCCAACAGTATCAACAGAGCTTCTCAAACTCTCATCCACCTCAGCTTTTCGAGACCCGATTTATGCCCTCTCTCTGTTCGACCAAATGCCTCAACCAAACGTCTTTGCATGGAACACTGTCATAAGGGCATTTTCTGATAGCAGTAATGCTGATAAAGCATTGTTGCTTTTCTGTCGAATGTTGTTTGATGGTTTTGTGGAGCCTAATAGCTTCACTTTTCCTTCTGTTTTGAAGGCTTGTTCTGTTGTTGATGGGTTGAAAGAAGGGAAACAGATTCATTGTTTGGTTGTTAAGTTTGGATTTGTTGATGatgaatttattattagtaatttgATTAGGATGTATGTTATGTGTGGGAGTATTGAGAATGCTAGTGTTTTGTTTCATAGGAATGTTGATTTTGTGAGTAGTAGAAATGGAGTGATAGTGAGAGATAAGAGAAGGCAAGAGGGTAATGTTGTTCTATGcaatgttatgattgatgggtaTGTAAGAAATGGGAAACTTGATGTTGCTAGGGGCATGTTTGACAAAATGCACCAAAGAAGTGTGGTTTCTTGGAATTCGATGATTTCTGGGTATGCTCAAAATGGGTTTTTTATGGAGGCGATTGACTTGTTTCGTAGGATGATGGAGATGGGAGATGTATCGCTGAATCGGGTGACTCTGGTTAGTGTGTTGCCTGCAATTTCACGGCTTGGAGCACTTGAATTGGGGAAATGGGTGCATTTGTATGCGGAGAGGAACGGGATTCAGATCGATGAGGTTCTTGGTTCTGCTCTTGTTGATATGTATGCTAAGTGTGGGAGCATTGAAAAGGCAGTTCAGGTGTTCGAGAGGCTGCCGCAAACTAATTATATAGCTTGGAATGCTGTAATCGGTGGTCTTGCTATGCATGGTAAAGCCAAAGAAGTGTTGGATTGTTTTTCAAGGATGGAAAGAAGTGGAGTATCACCTAGTGATGTTACTTACATAGCAATCTTGAGTGCTTGTAGTCATGCAGGTTTAGTTGAAAAGGGGAGATCATTTTTCAAGGATATGGTTAATAGGGTTGGATTAGAGCCAAGGATAGAACACTATGGGTGTATGGTTGACCTTCTGGGACGTGCTGGCTATCTAGAAGAAGCCGAGGAACTAATAATGAATATGCCAATAAGATCAGATGATGTCATATGGAAGGCATTGCTCGGTGCTTGTAAGATGCATAAAAACGTCGAAATTGGTAGGCGTGCAGCCGAGGTTTTGATGAAACTTGCTCCTCATGATAGCGGAGCATATGTGGCTCTCTCAAATTTGTATGCCGCATCGGGAAATTGGGATGGTGTTGCCAAGGTGAGGTTGATGATGAAAGAGATGGATATAAGGAAAGACCCTGGATGTAGTTGGATCGAAATCGATGGTGTTATACACGAGTTTCTTGTTGAAGATGATTCTCATCCTAGAGCCAAAGAAATAAACTCAATGTTGAAGGAAATTTCAAATAAGTTGAGCTTGGTTGGTCATATGCCAAATACTACACAAGTGTTGGTTAAGATGGACCAGAAACATAAAGAGAGTTTGTTGCACTACCATAGTGAGAAGATTGCAGTTGCATTTGGTTTAATTAGTACATCTCCAAAGACAACCCTTCAGATTGTTAAAAACTTGAGAATTTGTGATGATTGTCATTCCTCAATGAAgttaatctcaaaattttatGAGCGTAGGATAGTTATTAGAGATAGGAAACGGTTTCACCATTTTGAAAATGGTTCATGTTCTTGTATGGACTATTGGTAGTTTGGCACTCTGTTACTTGGTGCATCTAACTCCCCTTGCTTGTGTGATTGAAGAGTAGTATTAGCGTCAGTCTCTTTTCAACAATCACTCTCTTTTTGGGTGAAATACATGTAAGTCCCACAACTTTGGAAATGAGTCCCacatgtattttattaaataagaaaGTGAATGTTGGAAAAAGAGAATATTATTAGCACTACTCGTGATTGAATATATAATCtccatatttattaatttatctatacaAGTAAGGTAATCATTTATATCCTACTTATTAGTTACTACTCCCTCCACTCAAGAGCATTTGGATGACACATTAAATGTCTCTTCCAACTTAACTAGAAATTATAGGTTCAAATCCAACCTTTAGAATGAAAAAGTGTTAAATCTCTTGAAGAATCTAAAATCACCATGTGAGAGTCCAATTCATAAATACATCAAACCATCGATCGAAATTACATATGTTTCTAATTTATAATCACCATTCTCTAACCTAGGAATCTAGCAGTGAAAGaaagataattataattaagGTTTCGCTCCATGGGATTTAGAACTAAGCTAAAAAGATAGAAAACACAACTAAAACTCCTTCAAATCCACTAGTATTGTAGAAGAGTGGTGAAACAGTTTTTTAAGAACAAATTATGTTGATAATTAAtagacttaattgtagtttttggAGAACTTAAGcctaattaatataataacaaCTTAGTATTTGGAGAAAAATATTAGATATCATATATCCAATGCAATTGAGAAAAATATGTCTAAATATACTTATTAGTACAAGGTCTCTTTTTATCCATTGTTGAAAATAAATTCTTTAGAGATATAAATAGatttcattcaaaattttaaaataaggattTAAGTTGAATTTATTGTCAAGGAAAACTTTTTGCTGACCTTTGTCTTTGGAGAGCtaagaataattaaatttttatgcaGTCAACTTTTACTTTGCATTAAACTAAAGCTTGTGCACATGAAATTCTTACCAATAGGCCTACataatcaaaaaaatttgttgCTTGGTACCCACGTCATGAAGGATGTCTTACTTTTCACCCGTGTCATGCCATTGTCTATGTTATTAGGAAAATTGCAAATCAATCGCACCAAGCGAAATTCACTTATAGGCTTCGTAAAACAAATAAAGTGACGGATGGTTTAGTTAAGTTGAGTATATAATAAACTTATTTGTCTATAACAAACTTATTTGTTACAAATTTATGACTCTTTTTTAGattctgttttcttttttttgctTTGCTTGCCAACTAGACTGGTACTCTCGTTTCGAGAGGATTTTAGAtttcctttttgttttttatttgggGTTTTTAACCCCTTTTgtgtatgaaaaaaaataaaatcaattcaaCTCTCAATTTCTCTTAATAAATCATACTATTAAACGCACTATTGAATTTcaactattaattttaaattaatcaattcaaatttcacacacACAAAATAATCTCGATTGTTGATCGTAATTGGAATTGGAAGAATGTGTGTTATAGCTCTGTCAAATAATTAcaccaaaattttgtttcatTTATCACCTTTTATCTAATTCACTTATCTCTTAGtatataaaactttaaaatacaattattatttttaaaacaataatgaTAGTTAGACACTTTTAAATTTTCAAGCGTATATTCAATatctcattttctctttctctgtCTTTTTCTTTCGAATCACTAAGATGTCATTTTTATCACACCAGACTCTATTTTCTCTTTCATGATATCATTTGACTGTACGTGTTTACACttaataattttctttctaaaattaaaaaatacatagataataaaaaattaagaggcTACACAATTCATACTAAAGCGGAAGCATCCGGAAGACCCTGGATCAGATCGTGATCTCTTGCCGGAGCCGCCGATGAACTCCGGCGTTTACCGGAAACCAAGGCACGGCAAATCGGACAGCTAGAGTGATTTCTGAGCCACAAATTAATACAATCAGCATGAAAACAATGCTTACAACAACTCAACTTCCGGAGTTTTTCATCGTCGGTGAACGCCGACAGGCAAACGGGACACTCGTCGCCAATTTCCTTCACATGAGGTTCCATCCGGTACCTGAAATCAGAGATGGAAGCAGCGTCGCCGTT
It includes:
- the LOC140920713 gene encoding uncharacterized protein; the encoded protein is MSFIVQIQIVCLDAELQNAKKSELWVIGKLNVPHTCTNYALSQDHTKLDSNMICQSIMQVVKVDPSIKVKEESYNQLPQWLLVMKTFAPGTKIEMETISAYHENSLINGIRIFHRLFWAFVLCISAFKFCKPIIQVDGTWLYDKYKGTLLVAIAHDENDNANICLISDRHESIKSAYNNPNNGWQDPPSKNMFCVRHISQNFTREFKDNALKKNFISIGYSINDPTYRYYRREIGMLNPEALKWLDNILRQDWSQAFVGGSRWGR
- the LOC101494829 gene encoding pentatricopeptide repeat-containing protein At5g48910, translated to MNYPMLKPQTTPYHHPQTLIPQIKHCKTIQQLKQLHAIFIKTNQTHDPTVSTELLKLSSTSAFRDPIYALSLFDQMPQPNVFAWNTVIRAFSDSSNADKALLLFCRMLFDGFVEPNSFTFPSVLKACSVVDGLKEGKQIHCLVVKFGFVDDEFIISNLIRMYVMCGSIENASVLFHRNVDFVSSRNGVIVRDKRRQEGNVVLCNVMIDGYVRNGKLDVARGMFDKMHQRSVVSWNSMISGYAQNGFFMEAIDLFRRMMEMGDVSLNRVTLVSVLPAISRLGALELGKWVHLYAERNGIQIDEVLGSALVDMYAKCGSIEKAVQVFERLPQTNYIAWNAVIGGLAMHGKAKEVLDCFSRMERSGVSPSDVTYIAILSACSHAGLVEKGRSFFKDMVNRVGLEPRIEHYGCMVDLLGRAGYLEEAEELIMNMPIRSDDVIWKALLGACKMHKNVEIGRRAAEVLMKLAPHDSGAYVALSNLYAASGNWDGVAKVRLMMKEMDIRKDPGCSWIEIDGVIHEFLVEDDSHPRAKEINSMLKEISNKLSLVGHMPNTTQVLVKMDQKHKESLLHYHSEKIAVAFGLISTSPKTTLQIVKNLRICDDCHSSMKLISKFYERRIVIRDRKRFHHFENGSCSCMDYW
- the LOC101494514 gene encoding RING-H2 finger protein ATL33, translated to MEHATPTTHPPPLPLSSPPLTAAQIAILTESPPPFPGPSRSVDLSPLQFLLSLFAIITMPALIYTFLSAFCFPFYCRRQEENSGDDTINGDAASISDFRYRMEPHVKEIGDECPVCLSAFTDDEKLRKLSCCKHCFHADCINLWLRNHSSCPICRALVSGKRRSSSAAPARDHDLIQGLPDASALV